The window AGCGAAGACGTGCTCTTGCTCCGCTCGCCTCAATCGCGCGTGCTCTCAATCGTCGGGGGACGGTCAAGTATCAGAATCCCATACCGCCGCAGCGCGCGCAGGTCGCCCGGCAGATGTACCGGCCCCTGCCCGTGCCAATCGGTGACCAGTGCGTCCAGGGCCGCAACGTGGCGCTCGGCCAGCGCTCCGGCCGGGGCGCCCGCGGCCAGCGCGGCGGCGCGCAGGATGCGGCTGCGCAGTGCGGCGGGCAGCGCGGCGAGCGCGGCACAGTCCAGGCCCTCATCCTGGGTCGCCGCGTGCCCGGCCTGCCCGGCCAGGGCATCCAGGGCATCGGCATCGGCGCGCAGCAGTCGAGCGGTGCGGGCCAGCGCCTCGGCAACGCCCGGGCCCAGCGCCTTCTCCAACGCGGGCAGCGCGTCCTGGCGGACCCGGACCCGGGCGTAGGCCGGGTCGAGGTTGTGCGGGTCGTGCCACAGGGTTAACCCGGCTGTCGCGACTGCTTGTGCCAGGTCCGCGCGGGGCAGGTCGAGCAGCGGGCGACGGTAGCGACCGGCGACCGGGGCCATGCCGGCCAGCGAGCGCGCGCCGGAGCCGCGGGCCAGGCCCAGCAGCACGGTCTCGGCCTGGTCGTCGGCGGTGTGCCCGAGCAGGATGGCCGCGGCGGCGTGCTGATCGGCGAAGGCGTCCAGGGCGGCGTAGCGGGCGGTGCGGGCGGCGGCCTCGGGGCCGCCGGCCTTCCCCACCTGCACCCGCACCCCTTCGACGGGGTCCAGGCCCAGGTTCTTCAGCGTCGTGACCACAGCCGCGGCGCGCTGCGCCGAGCCTTCCTGCAGGCCGTGGTCGACGGTGATGCCCGCGACTCGCAGGCTCGCCCGGGGTGCTTCGAAGGCCGTGGCAACCGCCAACGCCAATGAATCGCCGCCGCCGCTGCAGGCGACCACCACTGTTGCCCCCGGCTGGAGATCGGCGAGGGCGGTGCGGACGGCGCGGCGCACCCGGGCGACTGCCGGGTGAGGGCCCACTGGCTACTCGCCGCCGTGGGTGCCGGCCGAGACGGCGGCCGGGGCACCGTGCACCCGGCTGACCCAGTCGGCCGGTGCGTGGACCTCGTCCAGTGTGGGCAGCGTCTGCGGGGACTCCCACACCCGGTTGAAGCCCGCCATGCCGACCTGCTCGACGACCACGTCGACGAACTTCTTGCCGTCGCGGTACTGGCGCATCTTGGCCTCCATACCGAGGATGCGACGCAGAAATTGGTCGAGGCTGCCCGCGCTCGCGCGGCGGGTCTGGAACGCCTTGCGGATCTCCACGACGGTGGGCACGACGGTCGGACCGACGCCGTCCATGACGTGATCGGCGTGCCCCTCCAACAGGCTCATCACCGCGGTCAGCCGGTCCATGGTGGCGCGCTGCTCGGCGCTGCGCAGGATCAGGCTGACCAGGTCGACGCCGGGTTTGCCGCGGGCCGCGTCAGCGATCCCGCGCAGCACGTCGGTCATCCGGTGAAACAGCTCCCCGGCGTCCAGGTCGGCGCTGCCGATCAGCTCGCGGATCTCCCCGGCCAGGTGCTCGCGCAGCCATGGCACCGCGGTGAACTGCACCCGGTGGGTCTCCTCGTGCAGACAGACCCACCGGCGGAAGTCGGCCGCGTCGACCTTGAGCTGCTGCTCGACGGACACGATGTTCGGCGCGACCAACAGCAACGTCCCATAGCCCGGTGCGCCGACCGAGGGCAGGAATG of the Sporichthyaceae bacterium genome contains:
- a CDS encoding zinc-dependent metalloprotease, whose translation is MGISGGAAMVDWKLAAATAKRLMPSPPAMPPAEVHAVVEELRRYAAESRRHVAEFTGLQAPDDGSPVRVVDRQGWVEVNIDGFRAMSEPLLDKLAATRTPGLGVISAVGRRATGMELGGLLAYLGTKILGQYEAFLPSVGAPGYGTLLLVAPNIVSVEQQLKVDAADFRRWVCLHEETHRVQFTAVPWLREHLAGEIRELIGSADLDAGELFHRMTDVLRGIADAARGKPGVDLVSLILRSAEQRATMDRLTAVMSLLEGHADHVMDGVGPTVVPTVVEIRKAFQTRRASAGSLDQFLRRILGMEAKMRQYRDGKKFVDVVVEQVGMAGFNRVWESPQTLPTLDEVHAPADWVSRVHGAPAAVSAGTHGGE
- the tilS gene encoding tRNA lysidine(34) synthetase TilS translates to MGPHPAVARVRRAVRTALADLQPGATVVVACSGGGDSLALAVATAFEAPRASLRVAGITVDHGLQEGSAQRAAAVVTTLKNLGLDPVEGVRVQVGKAGGPEAAARTARYAALDAFADQHAAAAILLGHTADDQAETVLLGLARGSGARSLAGMAPVAGRYRRPLLDLPRADLAQAVATAGLTLWHDPHNLDPAYARVRVRQDALPALEKALGPGVAEALARTARLLRADADALDALAGQAGHAATQDEGLDCAALAALPAALRSRILRAAALAAGAPAGALAERHVAALDALVTDWHGQGPVHLPGDLRALRRYGILILDRPPTIESTRD